One Phalacrocorax aristotelis chromosome 11, bGulAri2.1, whole genome shotgun sequence DNA segment encodes these proteins:
- the LOC142063013 gene encoding homeobox protein CDX-1-like: MYVSYLLDKETSMYPGSARCSSNNLPVQNFVSTPPYSDYMGYHPVPTLDTHGQPAGTWGSHYGPQREDWNAYGPGPSSTVAAAHINGSPPGQVSYSSADYSSLHPAGSGGLPPVETINTQQISPNSQRHSSYEWMRKTVQSTSTGKTRTREKYRVVYTDHQRLELEKEFHYNRYITIRRKSELAANLRLSERQVKIWFQNRRAKERKLMKKKMTHFDGSNLGSMQSDSGSASPMPVPDQQTHSEMSSSLFPPPPPPPPLPMNGLQHNGNLQQVVASQ, translated from the exons ATGTATGTGAGTTATCTTTTGGATAAAGAAACCAGCATGTATCCGGGATCTGCAAGGTGCAGCAGCAACAACCTGCCAGTGCAAAACTTTGTGTCCACTCCGCCCTATTCAGATTACATGGGATATCATCCTGTGCCAACTCTGGACACCCACGGGCAGCCGGCGGGAACCTGGGGATCTCACTATGGCCCACAGAGGGAGGACTGGAACGCTTACGGCCCAGGACCTTCCAGCACGGTTGCTGCTGCACACATCAATGGCTCGCCTCCTGGACAGGTCTCCTACAGTTCTGCTGATTACAGCTCCCTCCATCCCGCTGGATCCGGGGGGTTACCTCCCGTAGAAACAATTAATACACAGCAAATCTCTCCCAACAGCCAAAGGCACAGCTCTTACGAATGGATGAGGAAAACGGTGCAATCCACTTCTACAG GTAAAACAAGAACAAGAGAGAAGTACCGAGTGGTTTACACAGATCATCAGAGATTAGAATTAGAGAAGGAATTTCATTACAACAGATACATTACAATCAGGAGGAAGTCTGAACTTGCTGCAAACCTAAGACTTTCCGAGAGACAG GTGAAAATCTGGTTCCAGAACCGCAgagccaaagaaagaaaattaatgaagaagaaaatgactCATTTTGATGGCAGCAATCTTGGCTCTATGCAGAGTGACTCTGGCTCAGCGAGCCCGATGCCGGTTCCTGACCAACAGACTCATTCAGAAATGTCCAGTTCCTTATTcccccctccacctcctccaCCTCCGCTCCCCATGAATGGTTTGCAGCACAACGGGAACCTGCAGCAGGTAGTGGCCTCTCAGTAA